In one Gemmatimonas aurantiaca genomic region, the following are encoded:
- a CDS encoding YceI family protein: MRSLNPSILVMTAAVALMAATPSGSGQLTLREGSRLWFDGTSTVRSWSCTADRIDATINSPETAVTDAVLDGRKVDGKVEVDFPVAKLECKNGTMNEHMRKALKATDNPTIRFALDGYDLTKTSAVGGTLHGTLQLAGQSKPIIIPVQFAPAEGGLRVTGKVPLKMTEWGVKPPTLMLGTLKVGETVTVNFDLLLQH; the protein is encoded by the coding sequence ATGCGTTCCCTCAATCCCTCAATCCTCGTCATGACGGCCGCGGTGGCGCTGATGGCAGCGACGCCCAGCGGTTCCGGTCAACTCACGCTGCGTGAAGGCAGCCGCCTGTGGTTCGACGGTACATCCACGGTGCGCTCGTGGAGCTGCACGGCAGACCGGATCGACGCGACGATCAACTCTCCCGAGACCGCGGTGACCGACGCGGTACTCGATGGACGCAAGGTCGATGGCAAAGTCGAAGTGGACTTTCCCGTGGCCAAGCTCGAGTGCAAGAACGGCACGATGAACGAACACATGCGCAAGGCGCTCAAAGCGACGGACAATCCGACGATCCGCTTTGCGCTCGATGGCTACGACCTGACAAAAACATCGGCGGTCGGCGGCACGTTGCACGGCACCCTGCAACTGGCCGGCCAGAGCAAGCCGATCATCATCCCCGTGCAATTCGCGCCGGCCGAAGGGGGCCTGCGCGTCACCGGCAAGGTGCCGCTCAAGATGACGGAGTGGGGCGTGAAGCCTCCCACGCTCATGCTGGGCACACTCAAAGTCGGTGAGACGGTCACCGTGAACTTCGACCTCCTCCTGCAGCACTGA
- a CDS encoding cyanophycinase translates to MRLSRFLLPCLVSAATVTGCAGARTTPQTGATTTAATTAATPSSARPTSSTPQSDTARGFTVYHSGSDTDVRTTPRGGAYLAGGGTDIEAGMRWLLAQGGERPGGGFGDVVILRSSGGNGYHAMLTGMGVNSVRSFVIFSRAGADRPEIAEAIRRAEVVFIAGGDQSTYERRWRGTAVQREVNARIAAGYPVGGTSAGLAVLGEHVYSALNVSSTSKDVLASPYDSSVTLSRSLFTLPVLHDVITDSHFAVRDRMGRLLVFLARLQQDGASASPRALAVDEKSAVGVDASGKATVFGSGKGAYLISVPATATRICSANTPLTLAPINVQHVSANGIFDLGQWSAPNARQYTLQVQRGVVTASDGAIY, encoded by the coding sequence ATGCGACTCTCACGATTCCTGCTGCCGTGCCTCGTGTCCGCTGCAACGGTCACCGGCTGCGCAGGTGCACGGACCACACCCCAGACCGGGGCGACGACGACCGCAGCGACGACCGCCGCGACGCCGTCCAGTGCGAGACCCACTTCCTCCACGCCCCAGTCCGACACGGCCCGCGGATTCACGGTCTATCATTCCGGCAGCGATACCGACGTGCGCACAACTCCACGCGGCGGTGCCTATCTCGCCGGCGGAGGCACGGACATCGAAGCCGGCATGCGATGGTTGCTCGCACAAGGTGGCGAGCGCCCCGGTGGCGGATTCGGCGACGTGGTGATCCTGCGATCGAGCGGCGGGAATGGGTACCACGCCATGCTGACCGGCATGGGCGTCAACTCCGTCAGGAGTTTCGTGATCTTCTCCCGCGCCGGCGCCGATCGTCCGGAAATCGCCGAGGCCATCCGGCGCGCCGAAGTGGTCTTCATTGCCGGCGGCGATCAGTCCACATACGAAAGACGTTGGCGCGGTACCGCCGTGCAGCGCGAAGTGAATGCCCGCATCGCGGCCGGCTATCCCGTGGGCGGGACCAGCGCCGGACTCGCCGTGCTCGGCGAACATGTCTATTCGGCACTCAACGTTTCATCGACGTCGAAGGACGTGCTCGCGAGTCCCTACGACTCTTCGGTCACCCTTTCCCGTTCGCTGTTCACCCTGCCGGTGCTGCACGATGTGATCACCGATTCGCACTTTGCCGTTCGTGATCGGATGGGGCGGTTGCTCGTCTTCCTGGCCCGACTGCAGCAGGACGGTGCATCGGCCAGTCCGCGTGCGCTGGCTGTCGACGAAAAATCCGCGGTGGGAGTGGACGCTTCGGGCAAAGCCACCGTCTTCGGCAGTGGCAAGGGTGCGTATCTGATCTCGGTGCCGGCCACCGCAACCCGGATCTGTTCGGCGAACACTCCGCTGACGCTGGCACCCATAAACGTGCAGCATGTGTCCGCCAATGGGATCTTCGACCTGGGGCAGTGGTCCGCGCCCAATGCACGACAGTACACCCTGCAGGTTCAGCGCGGTGTGGTGACCGCCTCGGATGGCGCGATCTACTGA
- a CDS encoding DUF1028 domain-containing protein: protein MRLLRIALVCCAMVLGLPRTAHATWSVIAVDMATGRVVIASATCVDRDDNFLMGVQAVVVPGKGVAACQAGVDGTHANQMLVFRELQKGTDPQRIIEMLSADPAFQSRQFGIVDLQGRTAGHSGLSNGYVTQDMQGQVPGTQIYYSIQGNILRAGDVVPNAVKAFLHTTGSLTDRVMAALETADRFGGDSRCVCPPLPADGTKPANPCEGRTAYVAYMLMSNSNDTNGDSHNNGRYSMYLTVAQPEQGGPNAIKPGENLNPVKTLRARYDAWRKTQPRDFK, encoded by the coding sequence ATGCGCCTGCTGCGAATCGCTCTCGTCTGCTGTGCGATGGTGCTGGGTTTGCCCCGCACCGCACACGCCACCTGGTCCGTCATCGCCGTCGACATGGCCACCGGTCGTGTGGTCATCGCCTCCGCCACCTGCGTCGACCGCGACGACAATTTCCTCATGGGCGTCCAGGCCGTGGTCGTGCCGGGCAAAGGTGTGGCGGCCTGCCAGGCCGGTGTCGATGGCACCCATGCCAATCAGATGCTGGTCTTCCGTGAACTGCAGAAGGGCACGGACCCGCAACGTATCATCGAAATGCTGTCCGCCGATCCGGCGTTCCAGAGTCGGCAGTTCGGCATCGTCGATCTGCAGGGACGCACGGCCGGGCATTCCGGGCTCTCCAACGGCTACGTCACGCAGGATATGCAGGGGCAGGTGCCGGGCACGCAGATCTACTACTCCATTCAGGGCAACATCCTGCGCGCTGGCGATGTGGTTCCCAATGCGGTGAAGGCGTTTCTGCACACCACGGGATCGCTCACCGACCGGGTGATGGCGGCGCTCGAGACCGCGGACCGCTTCGGCGGTGACAGCCGCTGTGTCTGCCCGCCGCTGCCCGCCGATGGCACGAAACCGGCAAACCCCTGTGAAGGACGCACCGCGTACGTGGCGTACATGCTCATGTCCAACAGCAACGACACGAACGGCGACTCGCACAACAACGGTCGCTATTCGATGTACCTCACGGTGGCGCAGCCGGAGCAGGGCGGCCCGAATGCCATCAAGCCCGGTGAGAATCTCAATCCGGTGAAGACGTTGCGGGCCCGCTACGATGCGTGGCGCAAGACGCAGCCGAGGGACTTCAAGTGA
- a CDS encoding YbhB/YbcL family Raf kinase inhibitor-like protein, whose product MRPIGRGIGWGIVSALLLSVLVGDARAQASGGARPASGQPAAPTAQPPRAPARAPMRTMALTSPDFVDGGAIPAMFAQTGRDVSPALQWSGVPDSTRSFVLIVHDADAPMGDGLDDMLHWMVWNIPGSATSLPRGVSQGSTLPDGSRQISVSGPYYRGPAAPSTGPAHHYVFELYALDIPVNVAATGMAPAATREAVMRAMAQHIRGKGVLVGTYRRPAP is encoded by the coding sequence ATGCGCCCGATCGGCAGAGGTATCGGGTGGGGCATCGTGTCGGCCCTGCTGCTGAGTGTCCTGGTCGGTGATGCACGAGCCCAGGCGTCTGGAGGGGCGCGTCCGGCGTCCGGTCAGCCGGCCGCTCCCACGGCGCAACCTCCACGCGCACCAGCCCGTGCACCGATGCGTACGATGGCGCTCACATCGCCGGATTTTGTGGACGGCGGTGCGATCCCGGCCATGTTCGCGCAGACCGGTCGCGATGTGTCTCCCGCGCTCCAGTGGAGTGGTGTGCCCGACTCCACGCGCAGTTTCGTGCTGATCGTGCATGACGCCGACGCGCCGATGGGCGACGGGCTCGACGACATGCTGCACTGGATGGTGTGGAACATTCCCGGTTCGGCCACCTCGTTGCCCCGTGGCGTGTCGCAGGGCAGCACACTGCCCGATGGATCGCGGCAGATCAGTGTGAGCGGTCCGTACTATCGCGGTCCGGCTGCGCCGAGCACCGGGCCGGCGCATCACTATGTGTTCGAGCTGTATGCGCTCGACATTCCGGTGAATGTGGCGGCCACGGGCATGGCGCCTGCCGCCACACGGGAAGCGGTGATGCGCGCCATGGCGCAGCACATCCGGGGCAAGGGCGTTCTGGTGGGAACGTATCGGCGACCCGCGCCCTGA
- a CDS encoding glycosyltransferase family 1 protein encodes MRLLVCTDTYPPLVNGVSVVTALTVAGLRRRGWDCLVLTPGAENVVSSREAVVDGVVALPAVAWRTYPDVRAAFGERRTVRAFVKSFRPDLVHCPTEFVLGWYGRQEALRAGVPYCTSYHTDFSRYTSSWGVPWLRRPVQSWIRHFHRRAARVYTPSLSARDDLRALGLRDIEVWGRGVDVDLFQPRRDVPTCSVTRPFRFLYVGRLAPEKNIGFLIEAFATVRARYPEMPMELQIVGDGPSRAALQRRAAQSGGPAVHFLGVQDREKDLPGIYAGADAFVYASTTETLGLVVLEAMAAGLSVVAVPAGGVAEHLRDEVNGLTYPADDHEACANAMSRLMQSPALRTRLAQGARRTAEQWSWDSELDRLDGSYREIVAESARDRRDDCEGVVDSSRAAHGRWSSR; translated from the coding sequence GTGCGCCTGCTCGTCTGCACCGATACCTATCCGCCGCTCGTCAACGGCGTCAGCGTCGTCACGGCGTTGACGGTGGCGGGACTGCGTCGCCGGGGCTGGGACTGTCTCGTGCTGACACCCGGTGCGGAGAACGTGGTCTCCTCGCGGGAGGCCGTCGTCGATGGTGTGGTGGCGTTACCGGCCGTGGCATGGCGCACATATCCCGATGTGCGTGCCGCATTCGGTGAACGGCGAACCGTGCGCGCCTTCGTGAAAAGTTTCCGTCCGGATCTGGTGCATTGTCCGACGGAGTTCGTGCTGGGATGGTACGGCCGCCAGGAAGCGCTGCGTGCCGGTGTGCCGTATTGCACGTCGTATCACACCGACTTCTCCCGATATACATCATCCTGGGGCGTGCCGTGGTTGCGGCGACCGGTGCAGTCGTGGATCCGGCATTTTCACCGTCGGGCTGCACGAGTGTACACTCCGTCGCTTTCGGCCCGCGACGATCTGCGGGCCTTGGGGTTGCGCGACATCGAGGTATGGGGCCGTGGGGTCGATGTGGACCTCTTTCAGCCGCGGAGGGATGTGCCGACCTGCTCCGTGACACGGCCTTTCCGGTTTCTCTATGTGGGCCGCCTCGCGCCCGAAAAGAATATCGGATTTCTGATCGAGGCATTCGCCACGGTGCGTGCCCGGTATCCGGAGATGCCCATGGAGCTGCAGATCGTCGGCGATGGCCCCAGTCGTGCCGCCCTGCAGCGTCGGGCCGCCCAGTCGGGTGGACCCGCCGTGCATTTTCTGGGCGTGCAGGATCGCGAGAAGGATCTGCCGGGGATCTACGCCGGCGCCGACGCATTCGTCTATGCGTCGACCACGGAAACGCTGGGGCTCGTGGTGCTCGAAGCGATGGCTGCGGGACTGTCGGTGGTGGCCGTTCCGGCCGGCGGTGTCGCCGAGCATTTGCGCGATGAGGTCAATGGATTGACCTATCCCGCGGACGATCACGAAGCGTGCGCGAATGCCATGTCACGTCTGATGCAGTCGCCGGCGCTGCGCACCCGGCTCGCGCAGGGAGCACGCAGGACGGCCGAACAATGGTCATGGGACAGCGAACTCGATCGTCTCGATGGAAGTTACCGGGAGATCGTTGCAGAATCCGCGCGGGATCGGCGCGATGATTGTGAGGGCGTTGTGGATTCTTCACGTGCCGCCCATGGACGTTGGAGCAGCCGATAG
- a CDS encoding glycosyltransferase family 1 protein, translating into MTAVSDTTPLRLALFTDTFAPQVNGVARTLARLVDAVQERGGAVRVFTVADEDDPATGPGPVDLIERFPGRRFWAYPQLRLAWPARRDVRRQLEEFQPTIVHAATEFGIGLAGRAMARDLHVPFVTSYHTSFTAYAEHYGLGMLAEPGWHYLRWFHNSGLRTYCPTQAIIRELDAHGFVECREWSRGVDPERFSPRYRSNELRSRLQADDDTLVVSYIGRLGVEKGLDVVLDCMRQLHASCPERVRFLIVGDGPYEDAVRASAPAGSLITGRLDGQALSEAFASSDVLLFPSTTDTFGNVLLEAMASGTPVIGADVGPTREQLAPDRGWLVTPGDARAFTDTVLHLLAHPSARVTARGNALAFAASKRWDVIWDALIDDYRLLQRPWAAREESTTPSQSSRRSRADSATISR; encoded by the coding sequence ATGACCGCCGTGTCCGACACGACGCCACTGCGACTCGCCCTGTTCACCGATACCTTTGCCCCACAGGTGAATGGGGTGGCCCGTACACTCGCCCGACTGGTCGACGCGGTACAGGAGCGGGGAGGCGCCGTGCGCGTCTTCACCGTGGCCGATGAAGACGATCCGGCTACCGGCCCGGGACCAGTCGACCTCATCGAGCGCTTTCCAGGTCGACGCTTCTGGGCCTATCCACAACTGCGGCTCGCATGGCCGGCACGCCGTGATGTGCGTCGGCAGCTCGAGGAATTCCAACCCACCATCGTGCATGCCGCCACCGAGTTCGGCATCGGATTGGCCGGACGGGCGATGGCCCGGGATCTGCACGTCCCGTTCGTCACCTCCTACCACACCAGCTTCACCGCCTACGCCGAACACTACGGGCTCGGGATGCTGGCCGAACCGGGGTGGCACTACCTCCGCTGGTTTCACAACAGCGGCCTGCGGACCTATTGTCCGACGCAGGCGATCATTCGTGAGCTCGACGCCCATGGGTTCGTGGAGTGCCGCGAGTGGTCGCGCGGCGTCGATCCCGAGCGCTTTTCACCGCGGTATCGATCGAACGAACTGCGGTCCCGATTGCAGGCGGACGACGATACACTGGTCGTGTCCTACATCGGCCGGCTTGGTGTCGAGAAAGGCCTCGATGTGGTGCTGGACTGCATGCGACAGTTGCATGCCAGCTGCCCCGAGCGTGTGCGATTCCTGATCGTGGGTGATGGCCCGTATGAAGACGCCGTTCGGGCATCGGCACCCGCCGGATCGCTCATCACGGGGCGACTGGATGGACAGGCGCTCAGCGAAGCCTTTGCATCGAGCGACGTGCTGCTCTTTCCGAGTACCACCGATACTTTCGGCAATGTCCTGCTCGAAGCCATGGCATCCGGCACTCCGGTGATCGGCGCCGATGTGGGTCCCACGCGGGAACAACTGGCTCCCGATCGGGGATGGCTGGTGACGCCAGGCGATGCGCGGGCGTTCACCGACACCGTGCTGCACCTGCTGGCCCATCCGTCCGCACGTGTCACCGCACGCGGCAATGCGCTGGCATTTGCGGCGTCGAAGCGGTGGGACGTCATCTGGGACGCTCTGATCGACGACTATCGGCTGCTCCAACGTCCATGGGCGGCACGTGAAGAATCCACAACGCCCTCACAATCATCGCGCCGATCCCGCGCGGATTCTGCAACGATCTCCCGGTAA
- a CDS encoding DUF2334 domain-containing protein, translated as MLVSIHDVTPALEDEVHTLWHWCRSFDIVPALFVVPDWHGAWPLERHASFVQWIWHAQMSGADILLHGERHDEVGSPRTLKHEWQALGRTAGEGEFLTLEPEVASDRIARGMDRLHALGLRPIGFVPPAWLAPMTTHHAVQELSHRFPELRCSEDVSRVYAPAGMSTRTPVVRWSGRTPTRARMSHLLAWWHRRWLRSSPLVRIALHPQDLHHSLTARSVRQSLEHWSRRRTPVTYRSLCQ; from the coding sequence TTGCTGGTCTCGATCCACGATGTCACACCGGCACTCGAAGACGAGGTCCACACGCTGTGGCACTGGTGCCGGTCGTTCGATATCGTGCCGGCGCTGTTCGTGGTCCCCGACTGGCATGGCGCCTGGCCGCTCGAGCGGCATGCCTCCTTCGTGCAATGGATATGGCACGCGCAGATGTCCGGCGCGGATATCCTGCTGCATGGCGAGCGCCACGATGAAGTGGGATCGCCGCGCACGTTGAAACACGAATGGCAGGCGCTGGGACGCACCGCGGGCGAGGGAGAGTTCCTCACCCTGGAGCCCGAGGTGGCGTCCGATCGCATCGCGCGCGGCATGGACCGGCTGCATGCCCTCGGGTTGCGTCCCATCGGCTTCGTCCCACCCGCGTGGCTGGCTCCGATGACGACACATCACGCGGTGCAGGAGCTCTCGCATCGGTTTCCCGAGCTGCGATGCAGTGAAGACGTGTCCCGCGTGTACGCGCCCGCGGGCATGTCCACACGCACGCCCGTCGTGCGCTGGAGCGGCCGCACGCCCACACGAGCTCGCATGTCGCACCTGCTGGCATGGTGGCATCGACGCTGGTTGCGCTCGAGCCCCCTCGTGCGCATCGCGCTGCATCCGCAGGACCTGCATCATTCCCTCACGGCACGGTCGGTGCGACAGTCGTTGGAGCACTGGTCACGCAGACGCACGCCCGTCACCTATCGCTCCCTCTGTCAATGA
- a CDS encoding glycosyltransferase, translating to MTLRTDPFPSRLRPDAARGVLDVTEWFGDTSGGIRTYLLEKARYVSARPSLRHVILVPGAHDSVEDGEGVRTYRLAGPPIPRQRPYRFMLATRSISRIVQHERPDLIEIGSPFIVPWIVRHATRMLDVPLVCFHHTNLPRMFAPRAGRWRPMQRFVYRSASRYMRRLDALFPVTIVASDAAARDLAREGIDRIAHVPLGVDLETFTPRRRETGAETRARHGLPRTPLVGFVGRFAREKELDVVLDAWSAVERATDARLVLVGAGPLEPRLRAHPYASRVHFLPFQHDRRALADLLAALDVYVAPGAVETFGLSALEALASGTPVLSADSGGVADHVRASGAGRLFVPHCSASLAEEAITLLRADLLTLGSAGRRFAETEHDWTTVFDRLFAVYDEVLRGQ from the coding sequence CTGACTCTGCGCACCGATCCATTTCCCTCGCGCCTGCGTCCTGACGCGGCGCGCGGGGTACTCGACGTCACCGAGTGGTTCGGCGACACCAGCGGTGGCATCCGCACCTACCTGCTCGAAAAGGCGCGGTATGTATCCGCACGGCCGTCGCTCCGTCACGTGATCCTGGTGCCGGGTGCCCACGACAGCGTGGAAGACGGCGAAGGGGTGCGCACATACCGATTGGCCGGTCCACCGATTCCGCGGCAGCGTCCGTACCGGTTCATGCTCGCGACGCGCTCGATCTCCCGCATCGTGCAGCACGAACGCCCCGATCTGATCGAGATCGGCAGTCCGTTCATCGTGCCATGGATCGTGCGTCATGCCACACGCATGCTCGACGTGCCGCTGGTGTGTTTTCATCACACCAACCTGCCGCGGATGTTCGCGCCACGGGCCGGTCGCTGGCGCCCCATGCAACGATTCGTCTATCGCTCGGCGTCACGCTACATGCGACGCCTCGATGCGCTGTTCCCGGTGACCATCGTCGCGTCCGACGCCGCGGCGCGCGATCTGGCGCGGGAAGGCATCGATCGGATCGCGCACGTGCCGTTGGGAGTGGATCTCGAGACGTTCACGCCGCGGCGACGGGAAACAGGCGCCGAGACGCGCGCGCGGCACGGCCTGCCCCGGACGCCGCTGGTGGGATTCGTGGGACGTTTTGCCCGTGAGAAGGAACTCGACGTAGTGCTCGACGCATGGAGCGCCGTCGAACGTGCCACGGACGCCCGACTCGTGCTGGTCGGCGCCGGCCCCCTCGAACCGCGCCTGCGGGCGCACCCCTACGCATCGCGCGTCCACTTTCTCCCTTTCCAGCACGATCGGCGTGCGCTGGCCGATCTGCTGGCCGCACTCGACGTGTACGTCGCGCCGGGAGCCGTCGAAACCTTCGGCCTCTCGGCGCTCGAAGCCCTGGCCAGCGGCACACCGGTGCTGTCTGCCGATTCCGGGGGAGTGGCCGACCATGTCCGCGCCAGTGGAGCGGGCCGGTTGTTCGTGCCCCATTGCTCGGCGTCGCTGGCCGAGGAAGCCATCACACTGCTGCGCGCCGATCTGCTGACGCTGGGCTCCGCAGGCCGACGGTTTGCGGAGACCGAACACGACTGGACCACTGTTTTCGATCGCCTGTTCGCCGTGTATGACGAGGTACTGCGCGGGCAATGA
- a CDS encoding phosphatase PAP2 family protein → MLSWLHHLDARDRALFTRWALSPSASPRPRRFWMLITHAGGARGAIGTCLAALTLPMVSVALVWRTLLLLGCSHLVVQVVKRTVGRPRPSARMSFEALIHVPDRFSFPSGHACAAMAVAVGFAAAFPLCTLPLLIIACVVGFSRVALGVHYPGDVLVGQAIALITAYPLLA, encoded by the coding sequence ATGCTCTCCTGGCTGCACCATCTCGACGCGCGGGACCGTGCACTCTTCACACGGTGGGCGCTCTCACCCTCCGCGTCGCCCCGTCCGCGCCGTTTCTGGATGTTGATCACGCATGCCGGCGGCGCACGGGGCGCCATCGGGACCTGCCTCGCCGCGCTGACCCTGCCGATGGTGAGCGTCGCGCTGGTGTGGCGCACGTTACTGCTGCTCGGCTGCTCGCACCTGGTGGTGCAGGTGGTGAAGCGCACCGTGGGCCGACCGCGACCCTCGGCCCGGATGTCGTTCGAAGCACTCATTCACGTGCCCGATCGGTTTTCGTTTCCGAGTGGCCACGCCTGTGCGGCCATGGCGGTGGCAGTGGGTTTCGCCGCGGCGTTTCCGCTGTGCACACTGCCGCTGCTGATCATCGCCTGCGTGGTGGGCTTCTCCCGGGTGGCCCTGGGCGTGCACTACCCGGGTGACGTGCTCGTCGGTCAGGCCATTGCGTTGATCACCGCGTACCCCTTGCTGGCCTGA
- a CDS encoding phosphodiester glycosidase family protein, with protein MSHRRTLSRGRIPLIPLLPFLLLAACRPPAQGPGEATPGVRQLAPGLQHEVRADPRGPWRFHIVEIDLTNAALSLDAVRAKDALQGRERTSSMAKRLQFDTSRVRVAVNADFFDLATGENENNQVLAGEWWKGLPLTDSPYDTYDNVHGQVAIDPTGGLTFGRFILDGRAWTRRGAVPILSVNSKPTGRYEGTALYTPRFGTSTPTDTGRVAELRLRPIGMRGDTLLYAATDTTNARSGGPIPRDGAVLVGYGDRAEGVARLSRTDTLRVHLDTWPRSASRRAPKAVLGGWPLLLQDGENVAARAATLEGTISRNAEARHPRTAIAVSRSGQTAWLVTVDGRATNSVGMTLVELAEFLRTLGAWNALNFDGGGSTTMVIDGKVVNAPTDQTGEREVGNALVVRERGKGR; from the coding sequence ATGAGTCACCGGCGTACGTTGTCCCGGGGGCGCATCCCACTCATCCCGCTTCTCCCCTTCCTCCTGCTGGCCGCATGCCGTCCACCGGCGCAGGGTCCTGGTGAAGCCACGCCCGGTGTGCGCCAACTGGCGCCCGGTCTTCAACACGAAGTGCGGGCCGATCCGCGTGGACCGTGGCGATTCCACATTGTGGAGATCGATCTCACCAATGCGGCGCTTTCGCTCGATGCGGTGCGGGCGAAGGATGCCCTGCAGGGGCGGGAGCGCACCTCTTCGATGGCGAAACGCCTGCAATTCGATACAAGTCGCGTACGGGTCGCCGTCAACGCGGACTTCTTCGACCTGGCGACCGGCGAGAACGAGAACAACCAGGTGCTTGCCGGCGAATGGTGGAAAGGATTGCCCCTGACCGATTCTCCGTACGACACCTACGACAACGTGCATGGCCAGGTCGCGATCGATCCCACCGGCGGTCTGACCTTCGGTCGTTTCATCCTGGATGGGCGCGCCTGGACACGACGGGGTGCGGTTCCGATCCTGAGCGTGAACAGCAAACCCACCGGACGCTACGAAGGCACGGCCCTCTACACTCCGCGCTTTGGTACCAGCACACCGACCGATACCGGACGCGTCGCGGAGTTGCGGCTGCGCCCGATCGGCATGCGGGGTGACACGCTGCTCTACGCGGCCACCGATACGACGAATGCCCGCAGCGGCGGACCGATCCCCCGCGACGGCGCGGTGCTCGTGGGTTACGGGGACCGGGCCGAAGGCGTCGCGAGGCTTTCGCGGACGGACACACTGCGCGTCCATCTGGACACCTGGCCGCGCTCGGCCTCACGCCGCGCGCCCAAAGCCGTGCTGGGCGGGTGGCCATTGCTCCTGCAGGACGGCGAAAACGTGGCGGCGCGTGCGGCCACCCTCGAAGGCACGATCTCACGCAACGCCGAAGCCCGCCATCCACGCACGGCCATCGCGGTTTCGCGCTCGGGACAGACCGCGTGGCTGGTCACCGTCGACGGCCGCGCCACCAACAGTGTCGGCATGACACTCGTGGAACTCGCCGAGTTCCTCCGCACACTCGGCGCCTGGAACGCCCTCAATTTCGACGGCGGCGGCTCGACCACCATGGTGATCGATGGCAAGGTCGTGAATGCGCCCACGGATCAGACGGGCGAACGCGAAGTGGGGAATGCGCTGGTGGTACGCGAGCGAGGAAAGGGCAGATGA